One Euphorbia lathyris chromosome 1, ddEupLath1.1, whole genome shotgun sequence DNA segment encodes these proteins:
- the LOC136216774 gene encoding cytochrome P450 726A27-like, translating into MEMKNLPFPVLITFFFLIVLKLIKNLIRKNKSTNPPPGPQPLPLIGNIHQLAGHEPHRRLTELSKTYGPIMRIQLGQVPVAVISSAEIAKQVLKTQESYFLGRPSLLAADIMLYNRTDISFAAYGDYWKQMKKIAILELFSAKRVQSFKAIFDDEISNFVAFLDGNSGSSVNLSRKFRSLGNSMIAVASIGKKFDQQEEFLRVVDNAIRAAGGFSVADAFPSVKLLQMFSKTSSTLHTAHRQVDDILERIISEHRAEKKAAVSKTEADNLLDVLLDIQEQGNLQLPITTDNIKALILDIFAGASDTTVGSAEWALAELVKNPSTMQKAQEEVRRVFDKKGNIITDEPKYLKLVIKETLRLHPPVALVPRECDENFNLGGFDIQRKTKVLVNAWAIGRDSDSWKDPDRFYPERFLGNSIDYKGSHFELIPFGAGKRMCPGIVMTQALIEPLLAKLLYHFDWKLPGDDKPESLDMDDVFGLVVKRRADLVLIPTSFRPN; encoded by the exons ATGGAGATGAAAAATCTTCCATTTCCAGTCCTCAtaactttcttcttcctcatagTTCTGAAACTGATCAAAAACCTAATCAGAAAGAACAAATCCACCAATCCTCCGCCCGGACCACAGCCGTTACCGCTCATCGGAAACATCCATCAGTTAGCCGGACACGAACCTCACCGCCGATTAACAGAATTATCAAAAACTTACGGCCCAATTATGCGTATCCAGCTCGGCCAAGTTCCGGTAGCAGTAATTTCATCAGCAGAAATAGCAAAACAAGTTTTAAAAACTCAGGAATCTTATTTCCTCGGAAGACCGTCTCTTCTTGCCGCCGATATCATGCTTTATAACCGCACCGATATCTCGTTCGCCGCGTATGGAGATTACTGGAAACAGATGAAGAAAATTGCAATTCTGGAGCTGTTTAGTGCAAAGAGAGTTCAATCTTTCAAGGCGATTTTTGACGACGAAATCTCGAATTTCGTCGCTTTTCTTGACGGAAATTCAGGGTCGTCGGTGAATCTTAGTCGAAAGTTTCGGTCGTTAGGGAATTCGATGATCGCGGTGGCGTCGATCGGGAAGAAATTTGATCAGCAGGAGGAGTTTTTGAGAGTTGTTGATAATGCTATTAGAGCGGCGGGAGGTTTCAGTGTCGCGGATGCTTTTCCGTCGGTGAAATTGCTACAGATGTTTAGTAAAACTAGCTCTACGCTTCACACGGCTCATCGGCAAGTCGACGATATTCTTGAGCGGATTATTAGCGAACATAGAGCCGAAAAGAAGGCGGCGGTTTCAAAGACGGAAGCAGATAATCTGCTGGATGTTCTTTTGGATATTCAGGAGCAGGGAAACCTTCAACTCCCTATAACTACAGATAACATCAAAGCTCTGATTCTG GACATATTTGCCGGTGCAAGTGACACAACTGTAGGAAGTGCCGAATGGGCACTGGCAGAACTAGTGAAGAATCCAAGCACAATGCAGAAAGCACAAGAAGAAGTAAGGCGAGTCTTCGATAAAAAGGGAAATATCATCACTGACGAACCGAAATACTTGAAGTTAGTAATCAAAGAAACGCTAAGATTACATCCTCCAGTAGCACTGGTTCCAAGAGAATGTGATGAGAATTTCAACCTTGGTGGATTTGATATTCAACGGAAAACAAAAGTACTTGTGAATGCTTGGGCTATCGGAAGAGATTCTGATTCTTGGAAAGATCCTGATAGATTCTATCCGGAAAGATTCCTCGGAAACTCCATTGATTATAAGGGTAGCCATTTTGAGCTTATCCCGTTTGGAGCTGGAAAAAGGATGTGTCCGGGTATTGTGATGACTCAGGCTTTGATAGAACCTTTGCTTGCAAAATTATTATACCATTTTGATTGGAAACTTCCCGGTGATGATAAACCGGAAAGTCTCGACATGGATGATGTTTTTGGTCTCGTAGTAAAGCGACGAGCGGATCTAGTTTTGATTCCTACTTCATTTCGTCCGAATTAG